A DNA window from Helianthus annuus cultivar XRQ/B chromosome 15, HanXRQr2.0-SUNRISE, whole genome shotgun sequence contains the following coding sequences:
- the LOC110911286 gene encoding probable leucine-rich repeat receptor-like protein kinase At1g35710, with the protein MSFQITSLILFVSFLFGVTRSAPPCLDDQKDLLLALKNHLTFDSSLSTKLVGWIQSVECCAWGGVACDEAGYVTRLDLSHETIHGRIPSSRNDWEGLNRLEYLSMAYNSLTGELPKSLLTLPSLDDLDLSYNRLSGQLIDVVQPPRLRNLDLSNNRFEGPIPGFIFKLAALSTLKLSANKFSGRVELDKFGKLTDLYALDLSYNDLTVSVSANFSLLSKLNSIMLASCNMKEVPDLKNQSRLLMLDLSDNHLSGEIPNWIWEVGNGYLRFLNLSHNKFSGLQEPYTFPFLLDVLDLHSNRLEGDIPVPPRRVYILDYSNNNFKSSIPVDFGNVLRSTLFFSVSNNKLVGGIPESIRNATSLRALNLSRNALTGPIPPLIGNLKDLRSLDLSVNLLSGSIPEELTNLTQLSLLNLSYNHLSGRIPKFQTSTELSFEGNEGLCGPPLKKSCG; encoded by the coding sequence ATGAGTTTCCAAATTACATCCCTAATTCTGTTTGTGTCATTCCTTTTTGGGGTAACAAGATCAGCCCCCCCATGTCTGGATGACCAGAAAGACTTGCTACTGGCGCTAAAAAACCACCTCACCTTTGACTCTTCACTCTCAACCAAGCTTGTTGGGTGGATCCAAAGTGTCGAATGTTGTGCTTGGGGCGGTGTGGCCTGTGACGAAGCTGGTTATGTCACGCGCCTTGATCTTAGTCACGAAACCATACATGGTCGGATTCCCTCTTCCCGAAATGACTGGGAAGGTCTCAACCGTCTCGAGTATCTTAGCATGGCTTACAACTCCTTAACCGGGGAGCTACCCAAGTCTTTGCTGACGTTGCCATCACTTGACGACTTAGACCTTTCCTACAACAGATTGTCCGGTCAACTTATAGACGTTGTTCAACCGCCACGTCTGCGCAATCTGGATCTGAGTAACAACAGATTTGAAGGCCCAATACCTGGTTTCATCTTCAAACTTGCAGCCCTTTCCACTCTAAAACTTTCTGCAAATAAATTCAGTGGCAGGGTGGAGCTAGACAAGTTTGGAAAGTTGACTGACCTTTATGCTCTTGATCTTTCCTATAACGATCTTACTGTTAGTGTAAGTGCAAACTTTTCGTTACTTTCTAAACTAAACTCAATTATGCTAGCTTCATGCAACATGAAAGAGGTTCCTGATCTCAAGAACCAGTCACGGCTGCTGATGCTGGATCTTTCTGACAATCACCTAAGTGGTGAAATACCCAACTGGATATGGGAAGTTGGCAACGGCTATCTTCGGTTTCTGAATTTGTCACACAATAAGTTTTCAGGTCTACAAGAGCCCTACACTTTTCCTTTTCTACTTGATGTTCTTGATCTGCATTCTAATCGCCTTGAAGGAGATATCCCGGTCCCTCCAAGAAGAGTTTATATTCTGGACTACTCCAACAACAACTTCAAATCTTCCATTCCTGTTGATTTTGGCAATGTCCTCAGATCAACCTTATTCTTTTCGGTCTCCAACAATAAGCTGGTTGGAGGAATTCCTGAGTCCATACGCAATGCCACTTCCCTGCGGGCGCTTAACTTATCACGCAATGCCCTTACAGGTCCAATACCACCGTTGATTGGAAACTTGAAAGACCTGCGGTCCTTGGATCTTTCGGTCAACTTGTTAAGTGGGAGCATCCCAGAGGAGCTTACGAATCTTAcacaactttcattactgaatcTTTCTTATAATCATCTTTCTGGAAGGATCCCAAAGTTTCAAACATCTACAGAGTTGTCCTTTGAGGGAAATGAAGGGCTATGTGGCCCCCCTTTGAAGAAGAGTTGTGGTTAG
- the LOC110909913 gene encoding probable sugar phosphate/phosphate translocator At3g11320 gives MKAGTGTGQWFTIGLVSSWYASNIGVLLLNKYLLSNYGFKYPIFLTMCHMTACSLLSYIAIVWMKTVPLQTIRSRAQFMKISVLSLVFCASVVSGNVSLRYLPVSFTQAVGATTPFFTAVFAYIMTVKREAWLTYLTLVPVVTGVVIASGGEPSFHLFGFIMCIGATAARALKSVLQGILLSSDGEKLNSMNLLLYMAPVAVVILLPATLLMEDNVVGITIALARKDVNVVWYLLFNSAMAYCVNLTNFLVTKHTSALTLQVLGNAKGAVAVVVSILIFKNPVSVTGMLGYLLTVLGVILYSEAKKRTK, from the exons ATGAAGGCAGGCACGGGCACAGGGCAGTGGTTCACGATCGGGCTTGTGTCGTCATGGTACGCATCCAACATCGGGGTACTCCTTCTGAACAAGTACCTGCTAAGCAACTACGGATTCAAGTACCCGATCTTTCTGACCATGTGCCACATGACTGCTTGTTCCTTGCTGAGTTACATTGCCATCGTTTGGATGAAGACGGTGCCCTTGCAGACTATTAGGTCTAGGGCTCAGTTTATGAAGATCTCGGTGCTTAGCTTAGTGTTTTGTGCGTCGGTGGTGAGTGGCAACGTCTCGCTTAGGTATCTGCCCGTCTCCTTCACGCAGGCGGTTGGAGCCACCACTCCTTTTTTTACTGCTGTCTTTGCTTATATTATGACCGTCAAGAGGGAGGCTTGGTTGAcctatttgactctggtgcctgTTGTCACCGGTGTTGTCATTGCCAGCGGG GGTGAACCAAGTTTCCATTTATTTGGTTTTATCATGTGTATCGGTGCTACAGCTGCAAGAGCATTAAAGTCAGTGCTTCAAGGGATATTATTGTCCTCAGACGG GGAAAAACTGAATTCCATGAACCTATTGTTGTACATGGCGCCAGTAGCAGTTGTGATATTGCTTCCAGCAACATTGTTGATGGAAGACAATGTGGTTGGCATCACCATAGCTCTTGCTCGAAAAGATGTGAATGTGGTTTGGTATCTGCTCTTCAATTCTGCAATGGCGTATTGTGTAAACTTGACCAATTTCTTGGTTACTAAGCACACAAGCGCTTTGACACTCCAG GTGCTTGGAAATGCTAAAGGGGCGGTTGCTGTTGTGGTGTCGATATTGATATTCAAGAATCCAGTGTCGGTAACAGGGATGCTAGGATATTTGCTGACTGTGTTGGGAGTGATCCTCTATAGCGAAGCCAAGAAGAGGACCAAGTAA